ATAATTTGCGGGATTCTTTTAGTCGATTGTTTGCCCGCCTATCAACCGTTGTCTTCAGCTTTTTGTTCAATCTTCTGAATCCTTCTGGAAATATCGGTAAGTCTGAACTCGATGGAGTTAAGTATCCAGAATTGAAAATGCTCAACTTTGGCTTGTTTATGCATCATCCATATAATTTTAATCGATACCAGAAGCAGCCCCAGTTCAAGCGATATCAATGGAGGAAGGGGCATGGGGAATCCGGAAAGGTGCCTCAGCAAATCGAGGAGAAAAAGCACAACAATCGCCAGGATAAAAATAATGTTTACAATTTTGTCTATATGGGCACTGCTTTTTCCGCCGATCTGGCCTACGACGGCACGAACCTTTTCTTTTTCCGCTCGAAAATGTTCAAGTTCCTGGCGTAGTGCCTTTGTTTCAAAATTAGACATCCATTTTCACCTTATTTAATTATAATATATATACTGGTAAAAGAAACCTGGTTTATCAAAAATAATTATATAGCTATAGAAACGCTCAACGGCGCTTTTTTTCTTCTGAAGCAGCCGAATTAATATTGGAGCGTTGTATCCTTTGTGCCAGGAGACGGGAAAGAAAAAGTGCATAATGGGGCTTCAATTTGACCGCTTCGACAAAATCCTTTTTGGATACCTTGATAAGTTTGCCTTCTGTGGCGGCAATAACCGTTGCACTCCGCCGGTTGTTGAGCAAGAAAGACATTTCACCCATAAAGACATCATCTTCCGACAAAGTCGAGACTTTGTTACCATTTGCATAAACATCATAGGCCCCCTTAACAATATAATAAAGAAAATTACTGGGTTCGCCTTCCCTGAAAACGATTTTCTGTGGCGGCACGATTTCGGGGTCAATATTACTGAACAGAGCGGGAGTAATCAGCCCGAGATTTTCCCGATGGGAGAAATCGAAACTTACCTGATTTCCCTTTTCATTATACGTCATGTTCTGAGTGAATTTTCGGGTAACCATAATGCCTCGTCCATGAAGTTTCATGGTGTTTTCTTCTGCGGTGGAATCGGTGGAATTCCGCCAGTCAAAACCATCACCCAGGTCGGTAATAACAAATCGTGAATGAGTTGGGGTAATGGAATATTCGAACGTGACGGTACGTTCGGCAACCGCGGGGTCGTTGCATTTTGATTCGATAAGATCGAGCATCGATCCACCCTTTTCGAGCCAGTCGCTTTTTTCCCGAGAGGTTATCCCACAATTGCCGTGCTCGATTGCGTTGAGCAGCATTTCATTGAGCGAAAAATTGAGCAGGTCTTTTTGTTCGATATCGAGGCGGTTACAGTTGTAGAGAAAGTTGCAGATAAGGTTAGCATAACAACTCGCTTCAAAGGTGTCGTTATGGAGCTGAAAGGAACCGGAAATGTTCCTGACAATATCGGACCCTATTTCACGCTGAAACAGGATTCGACGATTGTTATTGATGATATTCATTACCCGGGGAAGGTGTTTGGGCAGTTCATCACGGGTGAGGATAACCACGAAATTGGCGCCCTTGATTCCATCGAGCTTCGTAACCATGTCGTAGTTGTTACAGAGCGCGATGATACCGCCGTGAAGAAGCCAGGGATCGCTCATAATCGTGTCGAGCAATCCGAAAGCACGGGAATCGTCTTCAGCAAAATAGACAAAAGAGAGCTCCGGCATTTCAATGTTGAGATACTCAACGGCCTGATGGAGTGTGGAAAGCCGAATCAGTTCGGAATCATGGGGCGGCGTTTCCTGAATTGTCTTTTCGACTGAGGCAAAAAGGCCGGTATCATTTCCGATGAAGGGAATCGTTGTCATGAATGTCTTTCAGTGATTGAATCTTTACAATTTAATATAAAACTAATACCTGGGGAGTCCAAGAGCAAGGGATATCATTTCCTGCACATTCGCAGGTGTTTTGGCTGGAGAAGCCATTCAAGACACCCGGCGCCGGATTTGCATTTTCCGGTAAAAGAGATACAGCAGGCAGCCGCCTTTTTAAAACGGATATCCAGGGTAGGGGTAGTACTGAGTAGAAGCGATGCCAATTCGGCCGTATCAGGCATATGGCCAACCAGCATAATGTTTATTTCTTTCTGCTTTTCGAGCCAGCCGGTCGTGGCAGACAGTGGTTCACCAGGAGAAAGCAGGGCGCTGGTTTCGATTTTGCTTTTCGGGGCACAAACCGAAGCGACAACTTCAGCGGTCTGCCTTGCCCGAACTAAAGGACTGGAAATAATCCGTTGAGGTACTACCCCCATTTCTTTCAATCCCCTTGCCGCATTACGGGTTTTTGCTATCCCCTCATCAGTAAGCGTCCGCTCTTCATCGGAGGAGATACCCGGTGCCGTACGGTCTACTGCGATTCCATGACGAACAAGAATTATTTCCATAGATATAGCTTTCTCATATATTGTTAATTTAAAAATTTGTGGTTAATGTACCACATTTTATACTTCATTCTGATTTTCTGCACTCTTAACGTTTCTGCAGGGATACTATTATATCAGAGAACGCGTACATGCATGCTTTAAATCCTTATCATTCAGCAATTTCCATGCCTTGTTGAAATTTGCGAGGGCGGTTTTCCGCCTTTTCTTGATTAATCCGTACATGTCCAATGGAATATCACCGGCATTACTACTTCGAACCTGTTCCAGTGCAACATCCATATCGTGCACTTCACCCAGCGCTGATGTAATTGTCCGCAGGTTTTTGGCCAGCTTGAGAGCAGGTGTTTTCAGAACAGGACAAAAAAATTCGGCATAGTACCGTTCCCTTCGGCAGAATTTCCGCAATTTATGCATCGATTCCGGGGTGGCGGTCTTTTTCAGATACAATCGTTTTTTCAGGCGTTTGTGAAAACGGCTTAACCGTGCAGCTCCCACATCGCGAAATTTCAGTACGGGATCGGTGGTCCTTTGCAGGTCGGAGAGTTCGTTGCGAAGAAATCTGGTTATAAGCCTGAGGGTAGTTTTCCATTTCCGGGAACGAAGCAGTATTCTTAATTTTTTTTGATTCCGGGATTTCTGTTCCTCGAGCCGGGCGAGATACTTTTTCCATTGCGGATCGTTTTTCAAGGCCTCACAGAAAGGCTTTTTTTGAACATAATCCAGCCAGACATCGGCATCCCGTGCCTGCCCCATACTCTGTGAATGTTCGCTGAGCATTTGATTCAGGCACAATGTCGTATCACTTGGTGACAGGCGGTTCAACAATCCTAACGCTGTGCGGAACCGTCGGAGGGCGATGCGAAAATCATGAAGGTAGACCGGATCGGTCCCCTCAAATGCCCCGTTCTGATTATCGAGCATGGTGCGGTACTGGGAGTACAGAATATTATGAAATCCGGCAATAACCGAATCACCGATATGAACGACTCCTGAAAAGGGAGTTTTTTTCTTTGGCTGGTTTTGAGCGGTAATTTTAATCTGCAGAGGAAATACCGTGTTCCATAAATCTGCCTTTTCCTCAGCACGTAAGCAGTTTCGGTCATACCACCCCTGAGAGACGGTTATCGAAACAGCGTTGCCGGTTTTGCGAATACCGGTAATACCGGCATCCTGCATGTGGCTGTGATCGAGTCCGTCGGCAACACGCAAAATTGCCGCAAGTCGGCGTATGCGCGTTGTTTTCTGAAGGGTAACTCCCGCAACCTGGTTAGCTGCACGGGACTTTTTGTACTGGTGAAGTGCGATAATCGATGCAATTGTGCGGCATTGCGCGGTGGAAAAGCCGTTGATTTGTTTCCTGATGACAATTTCAGCACCTTTAAGTGCATGATATTGAGGATTGGAAAAATACCCGATATCGTGAAGCTGTGCCGCTGTTTCCAGAAGTGAACGATTGTGTTGAGCGATTCTAAGAGCAGAACTGGTTGCATCGAAAATTTTAAGCGCCAGCCGGGCAACATAGTAAGAATGAAAATCTTCGTTATGATATGCGATACAGAGCTGTTCAACGGTAGGTGGCGACATAGCAGATAATTCCGATCAGTAGGAGGCATCAGGTGGCTTGTGGGGCTCGAAAACTGTTCGCCGGTGTTGTTTATGTTGTTTTATTGCTTCACATGCCTGCAAATACAGCGCTTCCTGACTGCGGACTTTCTTTCGTTTCCCCTTTGTTTCCGGCTGGATATAGGAGCCGTCGGAGGTTAAAATGCGTCCTTTCACTTCATCTTTGAAATGGGTTTCCAGAATTTGTTTCAGCCGTCGTTTTGCAGCCGAGTCGTCGACCGGCACGAGCAGTTCGACTCTTTTGTCAAGGTTTCGGGGCATCATGTCGGCGCTGGAAAGAAAAACTTTTTCTTCACCGCCATGATAAAAGTAGAATATCCGGGCATGTTCAAGAAAACGGTCAATAATGCTTATAACCTTTATGTTTTCACTCAGACCGGGTACACCAGGCCGGAGACAGCAGATGCCCCGTACATTGAGCATTACCCGCACTCCTTCCTGGGAGGCCTTGTAAAGCGCCCTGATAACGGTCTTGTCGACCAGGGAATTCATTTTTGCCATGATCAGCGCTCTTTGACCGTGGCGTTTTCGTTCTGTTTCCGTTTCGATCATTTCGATGATTTTTTCCCGCAGAAACATGGGTGCGGCGCTCAGCTTGGCGAATGGTTGTGGCTGGGAGTAGCCGGTAATGGCGTTAAAAAAGGATGATGCATCAGCGCCTAGATCGGGATCGGTAGTCATGTAACTGATATCGCTGTAAAGCCGCGCGGTGCTTTCGTTGTAATTGCCGGTGCCGAAATGGAGATATCGGATAATGCCGCGTAATTCTTTGCGAACGATAATAAGCAATTTGGCATGAGTTTTATATCCTTTGACTCCGTAGATTACCTGAACCCCGGCCTGTTCGAGTTCCTGGGCCCATTCGATATTCCGGGCTTCATCGAACCGGGCTTTGAGCTCAACGAGAACGGTGACATATTTTCCGCCTTGTGCGGCCCTTTTCAATGCAGCGATAATAGGACTGTGACGGCTGGTCCGATACAAAATCTGTTTAATAGCAAGCACATCCGGATCATCAGCAGCTTCATCGATCAGACGAAGTACCGGTTCAAAGCTTTCGTAGGGATGGTAGAGCAGGATGTTTTTCTTTGTCAGGGTGGTAAACATGCCGGTCTTGGTCTCGATCGATGGTGATTGCTGGGGGATCCAGGGCTTATAGGCAAGTTTTTCGAAGCCGTTTATCGCTGCAAGTTTCATGAAATCACCGAGATTCAAAGGGCCGTCGATTTCATAGGTTTCTCTTTCGCCTGCATTAAGACCTTTCTGCAGAAAATTGAGCATTGTTTTGCTTGTTCCGACGGCGACTTCAAGCCGTACACAGTCGCTGGTTTTTCGGGCGATAAGAACATTTTCCATTTCCGACAGGAGATCGGCGGCAGAATCTTCCCGCACGGTCATATCGGCATTCCGGGTAATGCGGAAAGCGGTGCATTCGGCAATCGGTTCACCCGGAAAGAGTCGTTCGATAAAGGTACAGATAATATCTTCGAGCAGAATATATCGATATCCGGCTTTTGACGGGACTGGAATGATGCGGTCGGTATTGATACCGATCGGGATAATGGCGAACCGGGGTTTGAGTTCTCCCTCGGCAGGCTTCAGCCTGACCGCCATATGAATAGTCAGATTCATGATTTTGGAGAGAATCTCGGGAGAGTGGACCGCCATGGGGGTAACCATTGCGGAGATCTTTCCCGAAAAGAGGTCGTCGATATACAAAAGTTCTTCAGTGGAAAGCATGCTGCTGTCAACGCGTTGGATACCTTCTTTGGTCAGGCGCGGTTTAAGCTGATTGTTAAAAATGGAATATTGCATGTCAACCATTTTCCGCACACGGGTATCGATAGCCTCGAGCTGTTTGGCCGGTGAAAGACCCGCAATATCGGGTTTGGCAATGCCTTCATGATCGAGCATTGTAAGTCCGCCGACACGGACCATAAAGAATTCATCGAGGTTCGAGCTGGTGATAGCGAGAAATTTCAGTCGTTCGAGCGGGGGTACCGATTCACAGTCGGCTTCATCGAGCACCCGCTGGTTGAATTCGAGCCAGCTTAATTCACGATTATTAAATTGTGCTGTTTTTCGAGCCATAATATCACTTTCTTAAATTATGCTTTCCTAAGAATTATTTCTAACCCGTAAATTTGTCTGAAAAGGTCTCCTTTTTCCTTGATCGCCATCTGTTCGAGGGTAATATCTCCCGCGCCCTGGGTAAAAATGATAACATTACCGTTCTCAAAAACAATTTCGATATTCCGTATTCGCTGATTATAGCTCCGATCCAGAGAATCGGCAATGCGGAGAAGCGCAGCCATTTTTGAAACAGCAATTCTGCTTTCCCTGTCCAGGGTCATGTATCCTTCATGGGATGGCTTCGGAACCGCTTTCCGATGATAGCGCGCTACCAGTGCGGTGAGGAGCGTGTCTTTTGATCCCAGCCCAAAGAGATTGCTGTTTTGAATGAGATAAAACGAATGTTTATGATGATTTCTGTTGCTGATAAACAGACCGATTTCATGAAGCAATGCCGCGACGCGTAAAATCAGATCAAATCTGTCGGGCAATCGATGAATATCCTTGAGCTGCTCGAAAAGAATATGGGAATATTTACAGACCTGTTTTGAGTGACTCAGATCGACTTCGTATTTTTTAGCCAGTTCCAGTGTCGAATGTATGATTTGTTCCTGAAATTCTTTAGTCCAGGCATATCCTAAGGCTATTTCCTTGAGAATTCCTTCACGCATGGTAATAGGGGCAACCAAAAGGTGTTGAATCCGGAGGGCAGCCGCAAGTCGGGAGTAGGTGAGCAGGGCTGGTACCAGTGTTTCGGCGTCGGGAAAACTCAGATGGTATTTCAAAACAAGATCATCGACAGAAAGATTAATCAGCCTTCGGGTAAAATTATTCAGTGAAGCGACCGGTAATTTTGCCAGCGTACCGGATCGCCAGTCGGGTATAAGCTGGGCTGCAGCAAAACGAGCATCACCGCCAATAGCCAGGAGTGAAAATTTGCCGTGGATCCCCGCCTTTTTCAAAATAGCCTTGATTGTCCTTTGGATCTGGTTTTCCATGGCCTCAACCAGCTTGGAATCGGCCGCACCGTATTTTTCGAATGTTTCTCTCATTCGGAAAGAGCCCAGACGATAGGAGTGGGAAAAGCCGACACGCCCTTTTTTTACTACCACCGTTTCGGTGCTCCCGCCACCAACTTCAATAATCAGAATGTCGGCATATTTGAGCGAAGACTGTGATTCGAGAAGCGGCTGAAGACTGAGATAGGTGTATCGGTTTACTTCCGCATCATCGATCGCCTCCACGGTAATGCCGGTGGCGCTGTAGATACGATCGAGCACGAGTTCACGGTTTGCAGCCTCTCTTACTGCGCTGGTTGCAACCGCCCGCACCTGCTCGCTGCTCGAGACGCCGTATTCCTGAAGGACGCGGCTGAAAACCTTGAGGGCCGAAACGCACTCCTTGATGGAGGTGTTGCCGATGTATCCCCGGGTAAAGGTGTCTTTGCCCAAACTGACTTCCTGTTGCAGCGATTCGAGGGGGCGCAACGAGCCGTCGCCTTCGACCTGAGCAATAGTCATGCGCACCGATGTACTGCCGATATCAATAACCGCTATCGGTTTGACCGTGTTGGCAGAGGTTTCGTTTTGACTCTTTTTCACCATGTCTATACCTATTTCTGTTCGGATACCACTGCCATGGCCCATGATGCGGCGCCGGCCACGGTAGCGTAATCGCCAAGCTGAGAAACAACAACTTTAAAGGTGTTTTTGAAGGAGGCCATGACCCGTTCCCGGGCGGTTTCTTCAACCGCCTCCTGGAAGATATCGGGCATTGCTTCAACAAGTCCGCCGCCCAAAACAATTATATCGGGGGCCAGAAGATTCACCACATTGGCAACGCCGATTCCGATCCAACTCGCAGCTTCTCGGACAATCCTTTCGATGGACTGATCTCCGCCATTAATCGAAGCTGCAAGCGCACCACTTCGAATGTTTGACAAATCTGTGCCGGCGATTTCCATGAGATGGGGTGCTTCACCCCGGTATGCCGCCTTGGCAGCTTCAGCGGAAATCGTAAGTCGGCTGGCCACGGCCTCAAGACATCCACGCTGCCCGCATCCGCATAATGGACCCTGGGACATGACCTGAAGATGACCGATTTCTAAACAGGAATTCTTTTTGCCTCTGATAATTTTCCCTTCATAAATACAGCCGCCGCCAATTCCGGTTCCCGGAAAAACACCGATAACGCATCGGGCCTTTTTACCCGCACCCATCGAAAATTCACCATAAATGCCCGCATCCACATCGTTGATAACAACAACAGGACAGCCAAAGGCATCCTCAAGCGCTTCACGGATCCGGACTTTATTCCATCCCAGATTAGGGGCACTGTTTACAATTCCTTTGTCAAGTTCAAGGAGTCCCGGTATGCCGATGCCGATACCGGAGAGGTCTTTTGCCTTGACTTTTGCATCGTCGAGTAATGATGAGATCAAACTGGTAATCCGGTTTAATCCGGACTTGGGCCCTTCATGGGCCTTTGTCTTTTTTCTTGCACGGCCCAACAGGGTTAAATCGGAGTTGTAGAGGGTAGCCAGCATCTTGGTTGCCCCAAGATCAAAACCTACCCAGTAGGTATCAGTGCTTTTTTTTGCCATAAAAATTATCCGATTGAAAAATGAGTTTTATAAAGGGTATGTCATTGTATTGCACGCATCTATTGTATACATTCACTATATAACGAAAAGTAATAGAGACAAAATACTAAACGGACGTTAATGGTTTGTTAGAATTGTGCTAACGTGCCGGGTGTCGAACGTGCCTGGTTCAAATATACGGCATGAGAGTAGACTAGTGCAATTTCTTTTCTATGGCCTTTATGACGGTATCGATGACTTTGATTCGGGCAAACCATTTGCAATTTGATTCTACAATTGTCCAGGGTGCATGGGGAGTGCTTGTCCGAAATATCATTTCTTCAACCGCCAGTTTATAGTCGTCCCATTTTTCCCGGTTCCGCCAGTCTTCTTCGGTGATTTTCCATTCCTTATGGGGAGTTTGCTGTCGTAAATTGAATCGTCGAAGCTGTTCTTCCATATCGATATGGAGCCAGAATTTCAGAAGCACGGTTCCGAAATGGGTAAGATGTTCTTCCATTTCATTGATTTCCCGGTATGCTCGACGCCACTGTTCTTCGGTACAGAACCCTTCAACACGCTCCACCAGAACGCGCCCATACCATGTGCGATCGAATATTGTTATGTGGCCCGCTTTAGGTATTTGTTTCCAGAATCGCCAGAGATAGTGATGTGCCTTTTCGATATCATTGGGCGCTGCAACCGGTACAACTTCATATCCCCGGGGATCGAGTTCCTGGGTCAATCTTCTGATATTGCCACCTTTCCCGGCAGCATCCCACCCTTCATAGGCTATGATAATCGGTATTCGCTGCATGTATATCTCATGTTCGAGTTCCCGGAGTCTTTTCTGTTTCTTTTTCAATAATTTGCGATATTCGTCCCGATCGAGAGAAAGGGAGGTGTCGACTTTGTCCAGAATTGAGACGGCGAGATCGCTCTTCTGTCCAGGCGCGGTCTTTTTCTTTTGCGGTGGTGATTTTTCTCTGGTTTTAATCTGGTCGATTCTCGTTTGAAGCGCTGTTGTAACGGTGTTGAACATTTTCAGAGCGGCAAAACGTTGATTGTGAGATTCAATTACGGTCCACGGAGCGAATGCTGAATCGGTTTTGGTGAGCATGTCTTCTGCCGCAGCAAGATAGCTTTCGTATTTTTTGTGACGGGCTAAATCCAGTTTTGATATTCTCCAGGCAGTCGCAGGATTTTTTCGAAGCTTGTTGAAGCGTTTTTTTTGTTCTTCCTTTGAGATATGAAGAAAGAATTTGATGATAACAGTACCGTCATCGGCGAGTTGCCGCTCAAAAGAGCGAATATCACTTACCGCCTGGACAAACTGACTTTCCTTGATATGACCTTCTACCCGATCGTTAAAAATACGCCGGCACCAACTCCGGTCGAAAATAACAATACGCCCCCCGGCGGGGGTACGGGTCCAGAATCGCCATAAGAAAGGGCGAAGCGATTCTTCTTCGTTGGGAGGCAGGATGCTGTGGACCTTGAATCCACGAGGGTCTAAAGGAAGAATTAATTCGTTGACCAGAGTCCCTTTCCCTGCAGCTTCCCAACCTTCAAAGACAATTAACACCGACAGGCCGAGTTCTTTGGCTTCCCTTTGAAGACGGCCGAGTGTTATTTCAAGCCTCTGCTTTTCCTGCTTATATTCTTCTTTTGAAATTTTTCTTGAAAGATCAATATTTGAGAGCATAGAAACCTCTTTGAAAAAGAAACCCTCCACATAAGTGTATGGAAGAAAATGTTTCGAGGCCAACCATTTAACAAAAAAAATAAAAAATTGTAAAATAAATCTTTTTTTGCCTGTGCAAATATAGTATCTTAATATGTCTCATAAAAGATATTCGCATATTGAAAGGCAAATAATTTTATTGTAACGACGTAATGTTTCATTAATTATCAAAGCCATTAGAAAGAGAGATAATAGGCCCATTTTTGAGAAGGTGGATGGATATTTGGCATCACCTGATTGCTCTGCAAACCTTTCACACACTCACTAAGTGATTTTCCAGCCAGTCACCCACGGCAGATTATGTCTTCATAAACACGATTATACAAAAAATTATACAGGTAACATATCACCAATTAACAGTCCTTAAGGAACAGGTCCTGAGGCGTTTTCATTAACCTATTAGTATTTGGAGGAATCCATGGCTAAAAAACTGTATGTCGGCAATCTTCCCTTCACAGCAACAGAAGATTCCGTAAGAGATTACTTTGCTCAGTATGGCGAAGTATTATCTGTAAAACTCATTTCCGATCCACAGACCGGAAGACCAAGAGGGTTTGGTTTCATTGAGATGGAAAATGCGGATGACGCTATTTCTGCGCTCAATGAAAAAGAATTTGAAGGGCGTCCTTTAAAAGTCAACGAAGCTCGTCCGAGAGAAAACAATCGCGGTGGCGGCGGCAGATTCGGCGGCGGCGGAAGAAGACGCTTCTAAGTAAATTTTGCTCTTTATCAATCCCCTTCCCTAAAGGAGGATCCAATGATACGAAAAGGTATTATTTTCGTTTCATCGGCAGTCCTGATCGCGTCGATTTTTGCCTGTTCGATGAATAATTCTGAAAACACGGAGGTCAAGGAGCTCTCGACCGATAAACAAAAGTTCAGTTATGCTATCGGACTGGATATCGGAGCCTCTCTACAAGGTATTAAGGAGAAAGTGGATTTAGGTGTTGTTTTTCAAGCAATACGCGATACGCTTGAAGGCAACACCGTTCTTCTTTCCTCCGCTGATGCTACTGAGATAAAACGAAGTGCTTTTACTCAAATGCAAAAGCGGGAATCCGGTGAAAACCTGGAGAAGCAGGAAGAATTTCTTGCAAAAAACAAGGAAAAAGAAGGCATTGTCACCACCGAAAGCGGTCTTCAGTACAAGGTGCTTAAGGAAGGCGCCGGTGCGAAACCTTCGGCTGACGACAAAGTCAAGGTTCACTACAAAGGAATGCTTTTAGACGGCAAAGTGTTCGACAGCTCTTATAAACGCGGTCAGCCGGCGGTTTTCAAGGTTGGTGGTGTTATCAAGGGGTGGTCCGAAGCCTTGCAGTTAATGAAAGAAGGCGCAAAATACAAGCTGTGGCTCCCATCCGAGCTTGCCTATGGCGAACGCGGCGCCGGTTCACAAATCGGGCCCAATACCATGCTCGTTTTTGAAGTGGAGCTTTTGGAAATTATGGAGTAAGAGAAAAGTGCTGC
This region of Chitinivibrionales bacterium genomic DNA includes:
- a CDS encoding cyclic nucleotide-binding domain-containing protein, producing MTTIPFIGNDTGLFASVEKTIQETPPHDSELIRLSTLHQAVEYLNIEMPELSFVYFAEDDSRAFGLLDTIMSDPWLLHGGIIALCNNYDMVTKLDGIKGANFVVILTRDELPKHLPRVMNIINNNRRILFQREIGSDIVRNISGSFQLHNDTFEASCYANLICNFLYNCNRLDIEQKDLLNFSLNEMLLNAIEHGNCGITSREKSDWLEKGGSMLDLIESKCNDPAVAERTVTFEYSITPTHSRFVITDLGDGFDWRNSTDSTAEENTMKLHGRGIMVTRKFTQNMTYNEKGNQVSFDFSHRENLGLITPALFSNIDPEIVPPQKIVFREGEPSNFLYYIVKGAYDVYANGNKVSTLSEDDVFMGEMSFLLNNRRSATVIAATEGKLIKVSKKDFVEAVKLKPHYALFLSRLLAQRIQRSNINSAASEEKKRR
- the sixA gene encoding phosphohistidine phosphatase SixA, which translates into the protein MEIILVRHGIAVDRTAPGISSDEERTLTDEGIAKTRNAARGLKEMGVVPQRIISSPLVRARQTAEVVASVCAPKSKIETSALLSPGEPLSATTGWLEKQKEINIMLVGHMPDTAELASLLLSTTPTLDIRFKKAAACCISFTGKCKSGAGCLEWLLQPKHLRMCRK
- a CDS encoding CHAD domain-containing protein — protein: MSPPTVEQLCIAYHNEDFHSYYVARLALKIFDATSSALRIAQHNRSLLETAAQLHDIGYFSNPQYHALKGAEIVIRKQINGFSTAQCRTIASIIALHQYKKSRAANQVAGVTLQKTTRIRRLAAILRVADGLDHSHMQDAGITGIRKTGNAVSITVSQGWYDRNCLRAEEKADLWNTVFPLQIKITAQNQPKKKTPFSGVVHIGDSVIAGFHNILYSQYRTMLDNQNGAFEGTDPVYLHDFRIALRRFRTALGLLNRLSPSDTTLCLNQMLSEHSQSMGQARDADVWLDYVQKKPFCEALKNDPQWKKYLARLEEQKSRNQKKLRILLRSRKWKTTLRLITRFLRNELSDLQRTTDPVLKFRDVGAARLSRFHKRLKKRLYLKKTATPESMHKLRKFCRRERYYAEFFCPVLKTPALKLAKNLRTITSALGEVHDMDVALEQVRSSNAGDIPLDMYGLIKKRRKTALANFNKAWKLLNDKDLKHACTRSLI
- the ppk1 gene encoding polyphosphate kinase 1 — translated: MARKTAQFNNRELSWLEFNQRVLDEADCESVPPLERLKFLAITSSNLDEFFMVRVGGLTMLDHEGIAKPDIAGLSPAKQLEAIDTRVRKMVDMQYSIFNNQLKPRLTKEGIQRVDSSMLSTEELLYIDDLFSGKISAMVTPMAVHSPEILSKIMNLTIHMAVRLKPAEGELKPRFAIIPIGINTDRIIPVPSKAGYRYILLEDIICTFIERLFPGEPIAECTAFRITRNADMTVREDSAADLLSEMENVLIARKTSDCVRLEVAVGTSKTMLNFLQKGLNAGERETYEIDGPLNLGDFMKLAAINGFEKLAYKPWIPQQSPSIETKTGMFTTLTKKNILLYHPYESFEPVLRLIDEAADDPDVLAIKQILYRTSRHSPIIAALKRAAQGGKYVTVLVELKARFDEARNIEWAQELEQAGVQVIYGVKGYKTHAKLLIIVRKELRGIIRYLHFGTGNYNESTARLYSDISYMTTDPDLGADASSFFNAITGYSQPQPFAKLSAAPMFLREKIIEMIETETERKRHGQRALIMAKMNSLVDKTVIRALYKASQEGVRVMLNVRGICCLRPGVPGLSENIKVISIIDRFLEHARIFYFYHGGEEKVFLSSADMMPRNLDKRVELLVPVDDSAAKRRLKQILETHFKDEVKGRILTSDGSYIQPETKGKRKKVRSQEALYLQACEAIKQHKQHRRTVFEPHKPPDASY
- a CDS encoding HD domain-containing protein, which translates into the protein MGHGSGIRTEIGIDMVKKSQNETSANTVKPIAVIDIGSTSVRMTIAQVEGDGSLRPLESLQQEVSLGKDTFTRGYIGNTSIKECVSALKVFSRVLQEYGVSSSEQVRAVATSAVREAANRELVLDRIYSATGITVEAIDDAEVNRYTYLSLQPLLESQSSLKYADILIIEVGGGSTETVVVKKGRVGFSHSYRLGSFRMRETFEKYGAADSKLVEAMENQIQRTIKAILKKAGIHGKFSLLAIGGDARFAAAQLIPDWRSGTLAKLPVASLNNFTRRLINLSVDDLVLKYHLSFPDAETLVPALLTYSRLAAALRIQHLLVAPITMREGILKEIALGYAWTKEFQEQIIHSTLELAKKYEVDLSHSKQVCKYSHILFEQLKDIHRLPDRFDLILRVAALLHEIGLFISNRNHHKHSFYLIQNSNLFGLGSKDTLLTALVARYHRKAVPKPSHEGYMTLDRESRIAVSKMAALLRIADSLDRSYNQRIRNIEIVFENGNVIIFTQGAGDITLEQMAIKEKGDLFRQIYGLEIILRKA
- a CDS encoding ROK family protein codes for the protein MAKKSTDTYWVGFDLGATKMLATLYNSDLTLLGRARKKTKAHEGPKSGLNRITSLISSLLDDAKVKAKDLSGIGIGIPGLLELDKGIVNSAPNLGWNKVRIREALEDAFGCPVVVINDVDAGIYGEFSMGAGKKARCVIGVFPGTGIGGGCIYEGKIIRGKKNSCLEIGHLQVMSQGPLCGCGQRGCLEAVASRLTISAEAAKAAYRGEAPHLMEIAGTDLSNIRSGALAASINGGDQSIERIVREAASWIGIGVANVVNLLAPDIIVLGGGLVEAMPDIFQEAVEETARERVMASFKNTFKVVVSQLGDYATVAGAASWAMAVVSEQK
- the pap gene encoding polyphosphate:AMP phosphotransferase, coding for MLSNIDLSRKISKEEYKQEKQRLEITLGRLQREAKELGLSVLIVFEGWEAAGKGTLVNELILPLDPRGFKVHSILPPNEEESLRPFLWRFWTRTPAGGRIVIFDRSWCRRIFNDRVEGHIKESQFVQAVSDIRSFERQLADDGTVIIKFFLHISKEEQKKRFNKLRKNPATAWRISKLDLARHKKYESYLAAAEDMLTKTDSAFAPWTVIESHNQRFAALKMFNTVTTALQTRIDQIKTREKSPPQKKKTAPGQKSDLAVSILDKVDTSLSLDRDEYRKLLKKKQKRLRELEHEIYMQRIPIIIAYEGWDAAGKGGNIRRLTQELDPRGYEVVPVAAPNDIEKAHHYLWRFWKQIPKAGHITIFDRTWYGRVLVERVEGFCTEEQWRRAYREINEMEEHLTHFGTVLLKFWLHIDMEEQLRRFNLRQQTPHKEWKITEEDWRNREKWDDYKLAVEEMIFRTSTPHAPWTIVESNCKWFARIKVIDTVIKAIEKKLH
- a CDS encoding RNA-binding protein → MAKKLYVGNLPFTATEDSVRDYFAQYGEVLSVKLISDPQTGRPRGFGFIEMENADDAISALNEKEFEGRPLKVNEARPRENNRGGGGRFGGGGRRRF
- a CDS encoding FKBP-type peptidyl-prolyl cis-trans isomerase, producing the protein MRKGIIFVSSAVLIASIFACSMNNSENTEVKELSTDKQKFSYAIGLDIGASLQGIKEKVDLGVVFQAIRDTLEGNTVLLSSADATEIKRSAFTQMQKRESGENLEKQEEFLAKNKEKEGIVTTESGLQYKVLKEGAGAKPSADDKVKVHYKGMLLDGKVFDSSYKRGQPAVFKVGGVIKGWSEALQLMKEGAKYKLWLPSELAYGERGAGSQIGPNTMLVFEVELLEIME